Proteins encoded together in one Phycisphaerae bacterium window:
- a CDS encoding extracellular solute-binding protein, translated as MGGFSFPRAQAISCALAAAACAFLSGCDQSSDKPAVTLYTSVDEPFAREVIAAFEKQSGIRVAIKIDSEAGKTTGLVRRIDAERNRPQADVFWSSELFNTIKMGRQGLLAEYRPPAEGIPDRYKDPAGRWTAFGMRARVLAFNTSKVKPEELPTRWREIANSRWAGVLGVADPRFGTTRGHFAAFLAAWGEPTYAEFVEQLSQTLGDKLQDGNAAAARAVARGELHICATDTDDVYVRQDAKEPIDMVFPDMGDGGTLLIPNSVAMIANAPHPDEAKRLIDFLTSEQTERMLARSPSRNYPVRESLRKELSITLPPEAKLTFEQIADAMDKAIELAGRKLIK; from the coding sequence ATGGGTGGTTTCTCATTTCCGCGGGCGCAGGCGATTTCGTGCGCCCTGGCGGCGGCCGCTTGTGCATTCCTTTCCGGGTGCGACCAATCAAGCGACAAGCCGGCAGTCACTCTCTATACCAGCGTCGATGAGCCCTTCGCGCGAGAAGTGATTGCAGCCTTCGAGAAGCAGAGCGGCATTCGGGTGGCGATCAAGATCGACAGCGAGGCCGGGAAGACAACCGGGCTGGTTCGACGAATCGATGCCGAGCGCAACCGCCCGCAGGCCGACGTTTTCTGGTCCAGTGAGCTGTTCAACACCATCAAGATGGGGCGGCAAGGCCTGCTGGCCGAGTATCGCCCGCCGGCCGAGGGGATTCCCGATCGCTACAAGGACCCGGCCGGCCGGTGGACGGCCTTTGGCATGAGAGCCCGCGTGTTGGCGTTCAACACCTCGAAGGTCAAGCCCGAGGAGCTTCCGACCCGGTGGCGCGAGATCGCCAATTCCCGCTGGGCAGGAGTCCTTGGCGTTGCCGATCCGCGTTTCGGCACCACCCGGGGGCACTTTGCCGCCTTCCTGGCCGCATGGGGGGAGCCGACCTATGCGGAGTTCGTCGAGCAGTTGAGCCAGACGCTGGGCGATAAGCTGCAGGACGGTAATGCCGCCGCTGCTCGGGCGGTGGCCAGGGGCGAACTGCACATCTGTGCCACCGATACCGACGACGTCTATGTTCGTCAGGACGCCAAGGAGCCGATCGACATGGTTTTCCCTGATATGGGTGACGGCGGCACGCTGCTGATCCCCAACTCGGTTGCCATGATCGCCAATGCTCCTCACCCGGATGAAGCAAAGAGACTGATAGATTTCCTGACCTCAGAGCAGACCGAACGAATGCTGGCCCGGAGTCCATCGCGCAACTACCCCGTTCGTGAATCGCTGCGCAAGGAACTGAGCATCACTCTCCCGCCCGAGGCGAAGCTGACATTCGAGCAGATTGCCGACGCTATGGACAAAGCCATCGAATTGGCGGGCAGGAAGCTGATCAAGTAG